The Winogradskyella schleiferi genome has a window encoding:
- a CDS encoding DUF6090 family protein, which yields MIKFFRKVRQKLLTENKFSTYLLYAIGEIVLVVIGILIALSINNWNENRKTQEQEIQIYLELKSDLLKTRNDIQKIISQHREIFKLSQNLIKDIYNKKPYSDTIYDSFTSAGVDFQIIPKTSAFENLKNIGLNTLSNDSLRIDITNLFQLDLKRLDDELGMDRAEISIPTLLSQYQYKYLFADYSQPKKYGFKHSDSINIYKLKIKNYDKFLTDNDLLMNLQLALYNRGRKVDEEIKTIDSIDYLIKKIEEELKSITK from the coding sequence ATGATAAAATTCTTCCGAAAAGTTCGACAAAAATTACTAACTGAAAATAAATTCAGTACATACTTACTTTATGCCATTGGAGAAATAGTTCTTGTAGTAATTGGAATTTTAATTGCGCTATCAATTAATAATTGGAACGAAAACCGAAAAACACAAGAACAAGAAATACAGATTTATTTAGAACTAAAAAGCGATTTACTGAAAACCAGAAATGATATTCAAAAAATAATTTCACAGCATAGAGAAATATTTAAATTAAGTCAAAACCTTATAAAAGACATCTATAACAAAAAACCATATTCAGATACTATTTATGATTCATTTACAAGCGCTGGTGTTGACTTTCAAATAATCCCTAAAACTAGTGCATTTGAAAACCTTAAAAACATTGGTTTAAATACCCTGTCTAATGACAGCTTACGTATTGATATAACTAATTTGTTTCAACTAGATTTAAAGCGTTTAGATGATGAACTTGGAATGGATCGAGCTGAAATTAGTATTCCGACACTTTTATCTCAATATCAATACAAATATTTGTTCGCTGATTATAGCCAACCTAAAAAATACGGCTTTAAACATTCTGACTCAATAAATATTTATAAATTAAAAATAAAAAATTACGATAAATTTTTAACCGACAATGACCTTTTAATGAATTTGCAGTTAGCTCTTTATAATAGAGGTAGAAAAGTAGATGAAGAAATTAAAACTATTGACTCAATAGACTATTTGATTAAAAAAATTGAGGAAGAACTTAAATCTATAACTAAATAA
- the cyoE gene encoding heme o synthase, with the protein MSSTKSTVSTASVVTDFKEITKMGLSLSVVFSSIAGYFLGAETISFTTLLLLAFGGYFMVGASNAYNQIIERDLDALMDRTKNRPIPAGRMTVNTAFIIAASFTILGLITLYIINPKTAMYGAISIFLYTSVYTPLKTKTSLAVFVGALPGAIPFMLGWVAARNSFGIEPGTLFAIQFFWQFPHFWSIGWFLHEDYKKGGFHMLPTGKPDKGTAVQIIMYSVWTILVSIIPVFGFTGDLKLSIVGAALVFILGLVMLFYALRLFKERSIKAAKQLMLSSVFYITLLQIIYVADKFLR; encoded by the coding sequence TTGAGTAGTACAAAATCAACGGTATCAACAGCTTCTGTAGTTACGGATTTTAAGGAAATCACTAAAATGGGTTTGTCCCTAAGTGTGGTGTTTTCTTCTATTGCTGGTTATTTTTTGGGTGCAGAAACCATTAGCTTTACGACACTCCTTTTGTTGGCTTTTGGTGGGTATTTTATGGTTGGCGCATCAAATGCCTATAACCAAATTATTGAGCGCGACTTGGATGCGCTTATGGATCGGACTAAAAACAGACCTATTCCTGCTGGCAGAATGACCGTAAATACGGCTTTTATAATTGCTGCCTCTTTTACGATTTTAGGTTTAATTACATTGTACATCATTAATCCTAAGACGGCAATGTATGGTGCGATTTCCATATTTTTATATACCAGTGTTTATACGCCTCTAAAAACGAAAACGTCTTTGGCCGTTTTTGTTGGTGCCTTGCCAGGAGCTATTCCTTTTATGTTGGGTTGGGTGGCGGCTCGCAATAGTTTTGGCATTGAGCCAGGGACTTTATTTGCCATTCAGTTTTTTTGGCAATTCCCGCATTTTTGGTCTATCGGCTGGTTTTTACACGAAGATTATAAAAAAGGAGGTTTCCACATGTTGCCAACGGGTAAACCAGATAAAGGAACCGCGGTTCAAATTATAATGTATAGTGTTTGGACAATTCTTGTTTCTATAATTCCTGTATTCGGATTTACAGGCGATTTAAAATTATCAATTGTAGGTGCTGCTTTAGTTTTTATACTTGGTTTGGTCATGTTGTTTTATGCCTTGAGGTTATTTAAAGAGCGTTCTATAAAAGCAGCAAAACAACTGATGCTATCAAGCGTTTTTTATATCACATTACTGCAAATCATATACGTTGCAGATAAATTTTTAAGATAA
- a CDS encoding cytochrome c oxidase subunit 3: MDLTEGTQDEKRARSKKMMLWVGIGSLIMSFSGLVSAFIVSSKQRLNEDWLVDFQLPNAFMVSLIIILLSSITFILGKQALKQNKRQMVTIWLLVTLALGIAFVYSQFVGFGEIIAMGYNFTGPTSNITMSYIYIIAVLHIAHVIAGLICLIVVIYNHFKQKYNANNMLGFELAANFWHFVDVLWVVLFLFLYFFRYII; the protein is encoded by the coding sequence ATGGATTTAACTGAGGGAACACAAGACGAAAAAAGAGCAAGGTCTAAAAAGATGATGCTTTGGGTTGGTATTGGCTCATTGATTATGTCATTTTCGGGCTTGGTGAGTGCATTTATTGTAAGCAGCAAACAACGTTTGAATGAAGATTGGTTGGTGGATTTCCAACTTCCAAACGCATTTATGGTAAGTTTAATCATCATTTTGTTAAGTAGCATTACGTTTATTCTAGGTAAACAAGCGCTTAAACAAAACAAGAGGCAAATGGTAACCATTTGGTTGTTAGTGACATTAGCTTTGGGTATTGCATTTGTTTATAGTCAGTTTGTAGGTTTTGGGGAAATTATTGCAATGGGCTATAATTTTACCGGACCGACGAGTAATATAACCATGTCTTACATATATATTATCGCCGTATTGCACATAGCGCACGTCATTGCTGGCTTAATATGTTTGATTGTTGTAATTTATAATCATTTTAAACAAAAGTATAATGCCAACAATATGTTGGGTTTTGAACTCGCAGCAAATTTTTGGCATTTCGTAGATGTGCTTTGGGTTGTGCTCTTTTTGTTTTTATATTTTTTTAGATATATAATTTGA